The following is a genomic window from Prunus persica cultivar Lovell chromosome G7, Prunus_persica_NCBIv2, whole genome shotgun sequence.
ATCGAATGCaatctaattatattttataatccAATGCAATTTAATTATACCTTATAATCCAATGAAATCCAATAATACTTTATATAAGTTATAATCCGATTCAATTCTAATTACCAAACATGACCATGGTACGGATTAAGGTATGATTACTCCCTAATTTTTATTGGTAAagctattatttttatttttatttgttagtataaaaaatttctatatatatttttacgcCGAAGAATTATCATTCCTTCCTCAAGTAttccctctcctctctcctctctcctctctctatctctaggCTCTATATATAGTTGTTTACTCTCTCACTGCCTACTGCGTCAAAAAAGCTGCTCAAAAGCTTCCTTTTCAATATCAAAAGTTTTAACAGTGTGAGAGAGTCTGCGAGTCTGTGACTGTGAGAAAGAAAGGGCGTGTTTGGTTGGCCATGGAAGCGGAAAGCAACCAGAAATTACCAGTCTCTAGCTCTTCGCAGAGCCAAGAGAGGCTTAAGAAAGGCCCCAAAATGACCAGGAAAGGAGCTTATGCTGCCATTTCCTACATGGCCTCCGCAGGTTCCTTTCTCTTATATATTCTCCATTGCCCATGCCAGCTTCTTCTACCTTgtctctttttgttcttttcagCACTAATGCGTGTATGATCGGtgtgccatttttttttcattttttttttcggtgtgccatttttttttcattttttttttcttgtatggtttgctctgtttggttgatcagaaaagaaaggaaaagaaaagagttttGGAATCTAAAAAGATTtcggtttttttctttttcttattgatGTGATTAACATAATAATTACTGTTAGGCTGAGTGAGGAGGTGTATTTTGTTTCCTTgataaaaaatacattatatttgtttatataGCATTGTATACAGTGacgtatatatgtacatttgGTTTGGGTTTAAATTGTATACAGTGAATAGGCAAAGGTTAGGACATAACTGGGAGAGGATTTGTGGGGTAGTTATTGACTAAAGGATCTTTGAAGAGATAATGTGGTGGGGGCCTTGGAAGACAGAAGGAACTTATGGTGGACGCATTGATGTGGTCAATTCCATAAATAATGGAGCAGTGAGTCAGTGACAGTGAAGGGACAGAGGAGACTTTCTGGTTTGTTGTAAGCTTAGACAAAGAATTAGAAGTAAGTTTAACTTTTGCACGGCCATTGTTGAAGAGCATGCCTGTGATCAGGTGATATGGTATTGTAGTAACTGGTAGTGAGTGATGTTGGTTTTGAATTATGCAGATATACTTTTGACTGGAAGGTTTTGAAAAATGTAGGACTCAGACAAACAAAGGACTGTTGATGagataaaaataattgaaaacgAAGAACTGTTAATGCTCTGTTTTTACCTGCttatacttgtttttctttaatggGGTTTTCAGCATTGCTCTCTCAGTGGTATGTGATGTCAGAAGTGCACTGGTCGCAATTGTTTGTGTCTAGTTTCTGTTACCTacctttcaaatttcaatgtATTGGTCAATAATTGTTCATGAAGGCAGCTATTCATTCTGCAGTTCTCTTGATAATGTTCAACAAAGCAGCCCtgtcttcatacaatttcccATCTACAAATGTCATCACACTTTTCCAGGTAGCATATTTGCTAATTAAGTTGGTTTTTATATGACTTTTCCAGGTAGCACATTAAGCTAATTGAATggtaccctttttttttttttttttcagatgcTATCATCATGTAcattgctttatgcaatgaaATGTTGGAAGATTATTTCTTTCACAACTGAACCACAGATCACTACAAACAATCCAGTAACTCTGATACCATTTAAGACGTTGGTTCACACTCTTCCTCTTGCAATATCCTATTTGCTTTATATGGTAGGTATAGGATGGATAATCTTTCACATTTTTTGGCTAGACATTGTATACGAGTTTCCTTCTAATGATGGATATCTATAATTCTTATGGTGAAAGTTGGTTACAATGGCATCAGTGCGTGGTATAAATGTTCCCATGTACACCACCCTCAGACGGACTACAGTTGCTTT
Proteins encoded in this region:
- the LOC18771119 gene encoding UDP-sugar transporter sqv-7 isoform X3; the encoded protein is MEAESNQKLPVSSSSQSQERLKKGPKMTRKGAYAAISYMASAVLLIMFNKAALSSYNFPSTNVITLFQMLSSCTLLYAMKCWKIISFTTEPQITTNNPVTLIPFKTLVHTLPLAISYLLYMLVTMASVRGINVPMYTTLRRTTVAFTMIVEYILTRQKHSYPVVGSVGIIILGAVVAGARDLSFDAYSYGVVFVANICTAIYLASIAHIGKSSGLSTFGLMWCNGIICGPILLFWTSISGDLGRMINFPHLFSHGFQVLPFHEKNCHSDSTTTNILQILHCLLL